From Planktothrix serta PCC 8927:
GACAAACCTCAATCACCTGATTCAGTCCCACATCTTGACCCAATTTCACCGCCGGAATATTCAACGAACTTTCTAAGGCTGTCCGAACACTCACCGCCCCAGAATAACCCCCCCCATAGTTCTGAGGAGAATAGTAACCATAACCATCGGGATAACTGACGGGGCTATCATAAACCGTTGAATTTGGCCCGTATTTACCACTGGCAAAGGCGGCATAATAAACAAAGGGTTTAAACGCCGATCCGGGTTGACGCAACGCTTGAATGGCTCGATTGTACTGACTGGTTTTATAATCTGCCCCTCCCACCATTGCTTTCACAAAATGGGTACGCGGGTCAATGGCGACCAGGGCAATTTGGCCATTTTTTAAACTGCTATAAACCCCTCGATAGTACAAGGTTTCATGCCACTCACTGATCGTTTTCTCCGCCATGCGTTGGAAATTCATATCAATGGTGGTTTGAATCCGCATTCCGCCCTTAAGCACCGCCTCCCGACCAAAGCGTTCAGAAAGTTCCTGAACAACAGCTTCCGTCACATAGGGAAGACGGCTGCTGCTAAAGGAGGTAACTTTGCCAACGAGTAAGTTTTGTTTCTTGGCTTGGGCTTCTTCTTGGGGAGTAATCCACTGAAGATCTCGCATCCGCTTCAAAACCGTTAACTGTCTTTGTTTGGCTTTTTTGTAATCGACAAAGGGACTATAATCTTCCGGGGCGGGAATTAAACCCGCCATCAACGCCGATTCAGCTAAGGATAAATCCGCCGCCGATTTATTAAAATAACTGCGGGCTGCGGTTTCTACCCCATAAAGGTTATGACCCCAATAGACTTGATTGAGATACAGTTCTAAAATCTCATCTTTTGCTAAAATCTGCTCCAAACGAATCGCCATCACCGCTTCTGCGGCTTTGCGGCTAATGGTACGATTCGGGGATAAAAATAGGTTTTTCACTAACTGCATTGTTAGGGTCGAACCCCCTTCAACAGTGTTACCCGTTTCTAAGTTAGCGATAAACGCCCGGACAATTCCCGTGGGGTTAATGCCTTTGTGATAGTAAAAATTGCTATCTTCAATTGCAAGCACAGCCCGTTTGAGATGGGGTGAAATCTCGTTGAGGGAGACGACTTCCCGATTGGCTTCATCGTGGAGGCTGGCCAGAGGAACCCCTTTAATATCATAGATATGGGTGGTTTCTGTCGGAACATAGTTCTGTAATACCCGGACATCCGGCAAATTGCGGAAACTGACAGCCAAGCCGACCAGCCCTCCCGCAACGACAGAACTGGTTAACATCGTAACACCGAGTAAGGTTCCGGCAGTTACTTTGCTAACAGACTGAACAAAGTCGAACAACGTTGATGGGTTGTTGACCTGAACCTCCTGTGGGATTGTGTTAGTTGACGACACGTTTAATTTACTCCCTCAACGAAAACAGGGCTACTTGACATTTAGCGCTTGCAGATAAAAATATTAACTTTTTTTGAGCTTCGAGTGATAGCATATAACATTAACATTATGCAGTTAAACCCTACAAATAGATTTCTTTCGGTTTGGGTTGAACAGATCTCCTCCTAGTTGGGCGGGAAATGATAGAATCCCGAAGTTACAGATCAAATTTTAATTCCGGGATCAAGGTTAACGGATTTTACCCTAAATTGGCAAAAGAATTTTAAGATCATGTCTATTAGTCCCTCTTCTGTACATAAGGAATCGGCGGCGTCTCTACAAAATTTTCCCACCCTTCGCCGAGGGATTACTGAGATTTTCCCTGAGATTATCAGATCTGACAACCCGGATGAGAATTTAGGTCAACGATTATTAACAACAAATCGACCTCTACGGGTTAAATTTGGCATTGATCCCACCGCATCGGATATTCATTTAGGTCATAGTATCCCCATTCGTAAGTTACGCGCTTTTCAAGATGCGGGTCATATTGCTGTTTTAATTATTGGGGATTTTACCGCTAGAATTGGTGACCCCACTGGAAAATCTGAAGTCCGGCGTCAATTAACCCCGGAAGATGTACAGAAAAATGCTCAAACTTATTTAGAACAACTGCGTCCAATTTTAGATTTTGACACCCCCGGACGGTTGGAAATTCGCTACAATTCCGAATGGTTATCGCAATTAGATTTACCTAAAATATTAGAATTATTGGCAACGATGACCGTCGGACAAATGTTAGCAAAAGAAGGTTTTGCGCTGCGGTTTGAACAGGAAAGTCCGATTTATTTACATGAATTTCTGTATCCGTTAATGCAGGGTTATGATTCCGTTGCGGTGGAAGCGGATATTGAAATTGGGGGTACAGATCAAAAGTTTAATTTAGCAGTGGGACGGGATTTACAACGGCATTTTGGACAAAAACCTCAATTTGGGTTATTAATGCCAATTTTAATCGGGACGGATGGCGTTCAAAAAATGTCGAAGTCCCTAGGAAATTATGTAGCGTTATCGGAAGATCCGTTAACCATGTATTCTAAATTAGAGAAGGTTCAAGATAATCTATTAAACCAATATTTTGAACTGTTAACCAATCTTCCCCTCGATCAATTACCGGAAAATCCTAGAGACAAGCAAAAGTTATTAGGATTAGAAATAACGTCTCAATTTCACGGAAAAGAAGCCGCGTTAGAAGCTCAAAAAGCATCTTTAACCTTA
This genomic window contains:
- a CDS encoding transglycosylase domain-containing protein — translated: MLTSSVVAGGLVGLAVSFRNLPDVRVLQNYVPTETTHIYDIKGVPLASLHDEANREVVSLNEISPHLKRAVLAIEDSNFYYHKGINPTGIVRAFIANLETGNTVEGGSTLTMQLVKNLFLSPNRTISRKAAEAVMAIRLEQILAKDEILELYLNQVYWGHNLYGVETAARSYFNKSAADLSLAESALMAGLIPAPEDYSPFVDYKKAKQRQLTVLKRMRDLQWITPQEEAQAKKQNLLVGKVTSFSSSRLPYVTEAVVQELSERFGREAVLKGGMRIQTTIDMNFQRMAEKTISEWHETLYYRGVYSSLKNGQIALVAIDPRTHFVKAMVGGADYKTSQYNRAIQALRQPGSAFKPFVYYAAFASGKYGPNSTVYDSPVSYPDGYGYYSPQNYGGGYSGAVSVRTALESSLNIPAVKLGQDVGLNQVIEVCRILGIKSPIEPVISLPLGSVDLTPMEMAGAYATFANDGWHSDPTFIVQVTDSQGNILLDNTPKPRLVLDQWAVASLNNVLQGVINSGTATRAQIGRPAAGKTGTTSSERDIWFAGYTPDLATAVWVGNDDYTPLTYGATGGTIVAPIWRDFMLQALEGKPAT
- the tyrS gene encoding tyrosine--tRNA ligase, producing the protein MSISPSSVHKESAASLQNFPTLRRGITEIFPEIIRSDNPDENLGQRLLTTNRPLRVKFGIDPTASDIHLGHSIPIRKLRAFQDAGHIAVLIIGDFTARIGDPTGKSEVRRQLTPEDVQKNAQTYLEQLRPILDFDTPGRLEIRYNSEWLSQLDLPKILELLATMTVGQMLAKEGFALRFEQESPIYLHEFLYPLMQGYDSVAVEADIEIGGTDQKFNLAVGRDLQRHFGQKPQFGLLMPILIGTDGVQKMSKSLGNYVALSEDPLTMYSKLEKVQDNLLNQYFELLTNLPLDQLPENPRDKQKLLGLEITSQFHGKEAALEAQKASLTLIQGDAKTAEAVPEFSLAEIQFPAKLFYILSASKLCKSSSEARREIQGGAVKLDGDRISEVDIIFNSIDELKGKVLQVGKKKFIRLIQ